Proteins found in one Nitratiruptor sp. SB155-2 genomic segment:
- the nfo gene encoding deoxyribonuclease IV — MAKYVGAHVSASGGVENAPKNAQAIGAKAFALFTKNQRQWKAKPLSKENIEKFNEHLECCGIEKKHILPHDSYLINLGHPEEEKRQKSLEAFLDEVRRCEQLGLDKLNFHPGSHLKKISEEECLDRIADAMNETLRQSSGVTLVIENTAGQGSNLGYKFEHLRYLIDKSIDKSRVGVCLDTAHMFAAGYDIRTKEAYDKTMQAFDEIVGFEYLKGMHINDSKAKFASRVDRHHSLGKGEIGLDAFRFIMNDPRLDDIPLILETIDDTIWDKEIELLYSFVE, encoded by the coding sequence ATGGCTAAATATGTAGGAGCACATGTAAGTGCAAGCGGTGGTGTGGAGAATGCACCAAAAAATGCGCAAGCAATTGGGGCAAAAGCTTTTGCTCTCTTTACGAAAAACCAGCGTCAATGGAAAGCAAAACCGCTGAGCAAAGAAAACATTGAAAAGTTTAATGAACATTTGGAGTGTTGCGGGATCGAGAAAAAGCATATTCTGCCTCATGACAGTTATTTGATCAATCTTGGTCATCCAGAAGAGGAGAAACGGCAAAAAAGTTTGGAAGCTTTTTTAGATGAGGTTCGTAGATGTGAACAGTTGGGACTGGATAAACTCAACTTTCACCCAGGCAGCCATTTAAAAAAGATCAGTGAAGAGGAGTGTCTGGATAGGATTGCCGATGCGATGAACGAGACTTTACGTCAAAGCAGCGGAGTGACGTTAGTGATCGAAAACACGGCAGGTCAGGGAAGTAATCTTGGATACAAGTTTGAGCATCTGCGCTATTTGATCGATAAATCGATTGACAAGTCCAGAGTAGGAGTATGCCTCGATACGGCACATATGTTTGCTGCTGGATACGATATCAGGACGAAAGAGGCGTACGATAAAACGATGCAAGCCTTTGATGAGATTGTAGGATTTGAGTATCTCAAAGGAATGCATATCAATGACTCCAAAGCCAAATTTGCTTCTCGTGTGGATAGGCATCATTCACTCGGTAAGGGGGAGATAGGTTTGGATGCTTTTCGCTTTATCATGAACGATCCAAGGCTTGATGATATTCCTTTGATTTTGGAAACTATTGATGATACTATATGGGATAAAGAGATTGAACTTCTCTATTCTTTTGTGGAGTGA
- a CDS encoding AAA family ATPase, which translates to MELLRDFIETKKVEKSKIFPHLKCSAEEAKILQLLTKKYISGVDEVNVYDLLSELYGEDSYVYLEKLGLIKKLFDLGWLVQGGFGALKSNDYTKLELLHTDVALSVPFLRLLEEGNVELALPDIKPYNDHLDYFQDQFFRIELYQKIVQARQNYSTDAPTINRLKNKINLLETRIQERLQVTKNEIVVEELFKEYELSPKERIIFLALLKEEYAGTEGGLREMNALIDLISFNEYERIENRTLLEESSKLVSSGLIDYDEILTPFGGLSRSFFIVEDVMQRIIHPDKKRNKKMKLQNLIKDQDIFELIEPKTTLDDVVLHPQTRKTLDSLLNQMDKRVAERLKKWGIKPKRKGIDARIIFYGPPGTGKTLTALSLAKSLKKQVLSFDCSKILSMYVGESEKNVRKIFDTYKELSSKAKTEPVLLLNEADQFLSARTQGPGSSADKMHNQMQNIFLEQIENFEGVLIATTNLLETIDPAFSRRFNYKIEFKKPNFKERVRLWEMMLPKNAEFEKGFDVEKLASYELTGGQINLIIKNTAYKVAIKEEPIFTLKDFVEEIEKEKVSAFGDEKSLGFLK; encoded by the coding sequence ATGGAACTATTGCGTGATTTTATTGAAACAAAGAAGGTAGAAAAAAGCAAGATTTTTCCTCATCTCAAATGCAGTGCAGAAGAGGCGAAAATTTTGCAGCTTCTAACCAAAAAATATATTAGCGGCGTTGATGAAGTTAATGTTTATGATCTTTTGAGCGAACTCTATGGAGAAGATAGCTATGTCTACTTAGAAAAACTGGGTCTCATCAAGAAGCTGTTCGATCTTGGTTGGCTTGTGCAAGGCGGCTTTGGAGCGCTCAAAAGCAACGACTATACGAAACTGGAGCTACTGCATACCGATGTAGCCCTGAGTGTACCTTTTTTGAGACTGCTTGAAGAGGGAAATGTAGAGCTTGCTTTACCTGACATCAAGCCCTACAATGATCATTTGGACTATTTTCAAGATCAATTCTTTCGAATAGAACTCTATCAAAAGATTGTCCAGGCAAGACAAAACTACAGTACGGACGCTCCGACAATCAACCGTTTGAAAAACAAGATCAATCTTTTAGAAACGAGAATCCAGGAGCGATTGCAGGTTACCAAAAACGAAATCGTTGTAGAGGAACTTTTTAAAGAGTATGAACTCTCACCAAAAGAGCGGATCATATTTCTGGCTCTTTTGAAAGAGGAGTATGCCGGAACAGAAGGCGGACTTCGGGAGATGAATGCACTTATTGATCTGATCAGTTTCAACGAATATGAAAGAATCGAAAACAGAACGCTTTTGGAAGAGAGCTCCAAGCTTGTTTCATCGGGACTCATTGATTACGATGAGATTTTGACTCCTTTTGGCGGTCTTTCACGAAGCTTTTTCATCGTTGAAGATGTAATGCAGCGTATCATCCATCCGGATAAGAAACGAAATAAAAAGATGAAGCTTCAAAATTTGATCAAAGATCAAGATATTTTTGAACTGATCGAACCAAAAACGACGTTGGATGATGTAGTTTTGCATCCCCAAACAAGAAAAACGCTCGATAGTCTTTTAAATCAAATGGATAAGCGTGTAGCAGAAAGACTTAAAAAGTGGGGAATCAAACCAAAACGAAAAGGGATCGATGCCAGAATCATTTTTTACGGACCTCCAGGAACTGGAAAAACGCTGACGGCCCTTTCGTTGGCAAAGTCTCTCAAGAAACAGGTACTTAGTTTTGACTGCTCAAAAATATTATCAATGTATGTTGGTGAGAGTGAAAAGAATGTTCGTAAAATTTTTGACACCTACAAAGAACTAAGTTCCAAAGCCAAAACGGAACCGGTCCTTTTACTCAATGAAGCTGACCAATTTTTGAGTGCCAGAACACAAGGACCGGGAAGCAGTGCAGACAAGATGCACAACCAGATGCAAAATATCTTTTTGGAGCAGATCGAAAATTTTGAAGGGGTACTTATTGCTACCACCAATCTTCTTGAGACGATCGATCCAGCTTTTTCTAGACGATTCAACTATAAAATCGAGTTTAAAAAGCCAAATTTCAAAGAGAGAGTCCGCCTTTGGGAGATGATGCTTCCTAAAAATGCAGAATTTGAAAAGGGGTTTGATGTGGAAAAATTGGCCTCTTACGAATTGACAGGCGGGCAGATCAATCTCATTATCAAAAATACAGCCTATAAGGTTGCCATTAAAGAGGAACCTATTTTTACTTTAAAAGACTTTGTCGAAGAGATCGAAAAAGAGAAGGTGAGTGCCTTTGGAGACGAGAAATCTCTGGGGTTTTTAAAATAG
- a CDS encoding NAD(P)H-quinone oxidoreductase subunit 3 — MSHMNVAHPYFGAFLLFVITAVAFIATTAAARFVSRHLARLDTEKLKVAIYECGPEPDKQPNRISAQFYLIALLFILFDVEIIFMFPWAVDFKVLGWFGFAEMILFILLLAIGFIYAWKKGALEWHSIK; from the coding sequence ATGAGTCATATGAATGTGGCGCATCCCTATTTTGGTGCGTTTTTGTTATTCGTAATTACCGCAGTCGCTTTTATTGCAACCACGGCGGCAGCCAGATTTGTAAGTCGGCATCTTGCAAGGCTTGATACGGAAAAATTGAAAGTAGCCATTTATGAGTGTGGACCCGAACCGGATAAGCAGCCCAACAGAATCTCGGCACAGTTTTATCTTATCGCATTGCTTTTTATCCTTTTTGATGTTGAGATTATTTTTATGTTTCCATGGGCAGTGGACTTTAAAGTACTTGGATGGTTCGGTTTTGCAGAGATGATTCTATTTATATTGCTACTTGCAATAGGATTTATTTACGCTTGGAAGAAAGGAGCATTGGAATGGCACAGCATCAAGTAA
- a CDS encoding NuoB/complex I 20 kDa subunit family protein, whose translation MAQHQVNYASNAGLPVALTTVDKLVNWGRTNSLWVLTYGLACCAIEMMASGASRYDFDRFGVIFRASPRQSDVMIVAGTLTKKHAEFIRRLYDQMAEPKWVISMGSCANTGGMFNTYATVQGVDRVIPVDIYLPGCAPRPETLQYAVMLLQKKLRKRSIFQKQKPKRLV comes from the coding sequence ATGGCACAGCATCAAGTAAATTATGCATCGAACGCAGGGTTGCCTGTCGCACTTACCACGGTGGACAAACTGGTCAACTGGGGACGAACCAACTCTCTTTGGGTTTTAACATATGGACTAGCATGCTGTGCTATCGAAATGATGGCAAGTGGTGCGAGCCGCTACGACTTTGACCGATTTGGTGTGATCTTTCGTGCAAGTCCAAGGCAATCTGACGTGATGATCGTTGCTGGGACGCTTACAAAAAAACATGCCGAGTTTATCAGAAGACTCTATGATCAAATGGCAGAACCAAAATGGGTTATCTCCATGGGAAGTTGTGCCAATACTGGGGGGATGTTCAATACTTATGCAACGGTTCAAGGTGTAGATAGAGTGATTCCTGTGGATATCTATCTTCCTGGATGTGCACCACGTCCAGAGACGCTCCAGTATGCCGTGATGCTATTGCAAAAAAAACTTCGTAAACGATCTATTTTTCAAAAACAAAAACCAAAAAGGTTGGTGTGA
- a CDS encoding NADH-quinone oxidoreductase subunit C yields MRPYRPKDNVQKKSYYTDRFWVAPRVPHEPVEDEVFKADLESLKEYIDVKDAYIERGQMVIIIDAKDNVATLKHLKENCGYDVLSEMSAIDYLAKDGEFEIFYQLLALSKRKRVRVKCRIKEDEAIESVEPLFRSADWSEREMYDMFGIKVNNHPYLKRILMPEDWVGYPLRKTYPLHGDEAAQWYEVDKIFGKEYRDIIGPEQRDAAYVSTTDTCNFARIYHEVPRCADPNSEPERIESFNEDAPLVETFDLKKAKIVDKTR; encoded by the coding sequence ATGAGACCATACAGACCAAAAGACAATGTACAGAAAAAATCCTACTATACCGACCGATTCTGGGTGGCTCCAAGAGTTCCGCATGAGCCGGTGGAAGATGAGGTCTTCAAAGCAGATCTAGAGAGTTTGAAAGAGTATATCGATGTAAAAGATGCCTATATCGAACGAGGCCAGATGGTTATCATTATTGATGCCAAGGACAATGTGGCAACACTCAAACACCTCAAAGAGAATTGTGGGTATGACGTACTTTCTGAAATGAGTGCCATTGATTATTTGGCAAAAGACGGTGAATTCGAGATTTTTTATCAGCTGCTTGCATTGAGCAAGAGAAAGAGAGTACGGGTAAAGTGTCGCATTAAAGAGGATGAGGCGATAGAGAGTGTCGAGCCTTTGTTTAGAAGTGCGGATTGGAGTGAACGAGAGATGTATGATATGTTCGGTATCAAGGTTAACAACCATCCATATCTCAAACGAATTTTGATGCCTGAAGACTGGGTGGGATATCCTCTGAGAAAAACCTATCCGCTCCATGGAGATGAGGCGGCACAATGGTATGAAGTGGATAAAATCTTTGGAAAAGAGTATCGAGATATCATAGGACCAGAGCAAAGAGATGCTGCATATGTGAGCACTACTGATACTTGTAACTTCGCAAGAATCTATCATGAAGTGCCACGATGCGCTGATCCAAATAGCGAGCCAGAGCGTATAGAGAGTTTCAACGAAGATGCACCTTTGGTGGAGACATTCGATCTCAAAAAAGCAAAAATTGTAGATAAAACAAGATAA
- the nuoD gene encoding NADH dehydrogenase (quinone) subunit D has translation MQQRNRLEPYFENLVFERDDNKMVVNFGPQHPSAHGQLRLILEMDGEQITKAVPDIGYLHRGMEKMGENMIYNEFLPTTDRMDYIAATSNNYAFALAVERLLGIEDKVPRRAKVIRMILLELNRIISHLFWLATHALDVGAMSVFLYCFREREYAMDLIEDYCGARLTHSSVRIGGVPLDLPEGWLDRLNVYLNNLPDQIKLYEGLLTENRIWRMRLEEVGVIPPEMAKQWACSGIMLRGSGIEYDIRKEEPYELYDEVDFDIPVSDRCDSYGRYLLYMEEMRQSIRIIRQLIPMYKETEPQLMAHAPEYISAHKEDIMTQNYSLMQHFVLVTQGMRPPVGEVYVPTESPKGELGFFIRSEGEPYPYRLKIRAPSFWHTGILQDLLPGHYLADVVTIIGSTNIVFGEIDR, from the coding sequence ATGCAACAAAGAAACAGATTAGAGCCATATTTTGAAAACCTTGTTTTTGAGCGTGATGATAACAAGATGGTGGTCAACTTCGGACCACAGCACCCATCTGCTCACGGTCAGCTCAGACTCATTCTTGAAATGGATGGAGAACAGATCACAAAGGCGGTCCCTGATATCGGATATCTGCACCGGGGTATGGAGAAGATGGGTGAAAACATGATCTATAACGAGTTTTTGCCCACAACGGACCGTATGGACTATATAGCGGCTACATCCAACAACTACGCTTTTGCTTTGGCAGTTGAACGACTGCTGGGTATCGAAGATAAAGTACCTCGAAGAGCAAAAGTGATTCGAATGATTTTACTTGAGCTCAACCGAATCATTTCTCACCTTTTCTGGCTAGCGACACACGCTCTGGATGTTGGTGCGATGAGTGTCTTTTTGTACTGTTTTAGGGAGCGTGAGTATGCGATGGATTTGATCGAGGATTACTGTGGGGCAAGATTGACCCACAGCTCTGTTCGAATCGGTGGCGTGCCGTTAGATCTTCCAGAGGGCTGGCTTGATAGGCTCAATGTCTATTTGAACAATCTTCCTGATCAGATCAAACTTTATGAAGGACTTTTGACAGAAAACCGGATCTGGAGAATGCGTCTTGAAGAGGTGGGTGTGATTCCACCAGAGATGGCAAAGCAGTGGGCATGTAGCGGAATTATGCTACGAGGGAGTGGCATCGAGTACGATATTCGAAAAGAGGAACCGTATGAGCTCTATGACGAAGTCGATTTTGATATTCCGGTAAGTGACCGGTGTGACAGTTATGGCCGGTATCTCTTGTATATGGAAGAGATGCGACAGTCCATTCGAATTATTAGACAGTTGATTCCAATGTATAAAGAGACTGAACCACAACTCATGGCGCACGCGCCTGAATATATCAGTGCGCACAAAGAAGACATCATGACACAAAACTACTCTTTGATGCAGCACTTCGTACTGGTAACGCAAGGAATGAGACCTCCTGTCGGTGAAGTCTATGTTCCAACAGAATCGCCAAAAGGTGAGCTTGGATTCTTTATCCGAAGTGAAGGAGAACCGTATCCATACAGACTTAAAATCAGAGCGCCAAGCTTTTGGCATACTGGTATTTTGCAAGACCTACTGCCGGGACACTATCTCGCAGACGTTGTAACGATTATTGGTTCAACCAATATCGTATTTGGTGAGATCGATAGATAA
- a CDS encoding NADH-ubiquinone oxidoreductase subunit E family protein, with product MVRYDLRHLHENFYDRMLELLDKEVKSGEVAIFLFEVVVNGKENFEAVQKSADVIKEAGHELLNSLKFNEVDWTIVVRKK from the coding sequence ATGGTACGATATGATCTAAGACATCTGCATGAAAACTTTTACGACCGGATGTTAGAGCTTTTAGACAAAGAGGTCAAAAGTGGCGAAGTAGCCATTTTCTTGTTTGAGGTAGTGGTGAATGGCAAAGAAAACTTTGAAGCAGTACAAAAAAGTGCCGATGTTATCAAAGAAGCTGGGCATGAGCTTCTCAATTCACTCAAGTTCAATGAAGTGGACTGGACAATAGTTGTACGAAAAAAATAG
- a CDS encoding FAD-dependent oxidoreductase: MSKVYFSTWKDEFIDNRGKPKEEWAESAFNFPVQYNTDIDSKAFIGWAGIALMSDDVDVVKLATEYAKQYQVYSEACGRCAPGRWGGRILYDLFDKIARGEGEKSDVEHLKEVSKTMMETSKCEIGRTVPKPLLDILEHFSDEIDDLIQNKRASKYYNNPEISYIAKVTAPCMDACPSHVDIPAYIEGVRDLRYDDSLMATRKTMPLAHTCGRVCPHPCEDECRRANLDEPISIMELKRIGADFEDDHGLFWLHPKKQKPLNGKKVAIIGAGPAGLAGAYYLALDGVACDVYEELPVLGGEVAVGVPQYRMPVEKYNKDIEAVASLEGVRFITGKRVTADDMRKFEKEYDAILVATGTRISKKVRAKNEREEIKGYWPAINFLDCINLYVKYGIPVPKEIQEKQHLKTDYVDLTGKTLVCVGGGFTSMDVVRCAVRANAKKVIMLYRRDEATIIRNTTYEEYHEAVEEGVEFIFYSAVEEIITDENDNLKALKVNRFELIPDPNGGRPQLKKIEGADFTIECDYLVPAVSQSADLSHLPEEWEIELTSWGTIKTDGKTYMSSKKGVFAAGDCEYGPMTIVNAVGQAKRAASVISRYVQTGEVTLTDEEIMEDHLRALKVYDKKEKVTGWMPGLPRQVSEKLTVEERKHTQLEVNLGFTQEQAIAEAERCMRCYYIAMVAV; this comes from the coding sequence GTGAGTAAAGTATATTTTTCGACATGGAAAGATGAATTTATTGACAATCGGGGAAAACCGAAAGAGGAGTGGGCAGAGTCCGCTTTCAACTTTCCAGTCCAGTACAATACCGACATTGACTCAAAAGCCTTTATCGGTTGGGCCGGTATTGCGCTTATGAGTGACGATGTAGATGTGGTAAAGCTTGCGACGGAATATGCCAAGCAGTACCAGGTTTATTCGGAAGCATGTGGAAGATGTGCTCCAGGAAGATGGGGAGGACGGATTCTTTACGATCTATTTGACAAGATTGCCAGAGGCGAAGGTGAAAAAAGTGACGTAGAGCACCTCAAAGAGGTCTCCAAAACGATGATGGAGACCAGCAAATGTGAGATAGGTCGTACCGTTCCGAAACCGCTTCTTGATATATTGGAGCATTTTTCTGACGAGATCGATGATCTGATTCAAAATAAAAGAGCTTCCAAATACTACAACAACCCTGAAATCAGCTATATTGCAAAAGTGACGGCCCCTTGTATGGATGCATGTCCAAGTCATGTGGATATTCCTGCCTATATAGAAGGTGTACGAGATCTACGATATGACGATAGTTTAATGGCTACAAGAAAAACGATGCCACTTGCTCATACCTGTGGCCGTGTCTGTCCACATCCTTGTGAAGATGAGTGTAGAAGGGCCAATCTGGATGAGCCGATCTCCATTATGGAGTTAAAGCGAATAGGTGCCGATTTTGAAGATGATCACGGACTCTTCTGGCTCCATCCAAAGAAACAAAAACCGCTCAATGGCAAAAAAGTGGCCATTATCGGAGCCGGTCCTGCAGGTCTTGCAGGAGCCTATTATCTGGCCCTCGATGGGGTTGCTTGCGATGTGTATGAAGAGCTTCCGGTACTTGGTGGGGAAGTGGCCGTAGGTGTTCCTCAGTATCGAATGCCTGTAGAAAAATACAATAAAGATATCGAAGCGGTTGCATCTCTTGAAGGCGTTCGATTTATCACGGGTAAACGGGTGACGGCTGATGACATGCGAAAGTTTGAAAAAGAGTATGACGCTATTTTGGTGGCAACAGGAACAAGAATTTCCAAAAAAGTTCGCGCAAAGAATGAGCGAGAAGAGATCAAAGGGTATTGGCCGGCGATCAATTTCCTTGATTGTATCAACCTTTATGTCAAATATGGAATCCCGGTACCAAAAGAGATCCAAGAAAAACAGCACTTGAAAACAGATTATGTCGATTTAACAGGAAAAACCCTTGTTTGTGTTGGGGGAGGTTTTACCTCAATGGACGTGGTTCGGTGTGCCGTACGGGCCAATGCGAAAAAAGTGATCATGCTCTATCGTAGGGATGAAGCTACAATCATTCGAAATACTACCTATGAAGAGTACCATGAAGCGGTGGAAGAGGGCGTGGAGTTTATCTTCTACTCTGCTGTCGAAGAGATTATTACCGACGAGAATGACAACTTGAAAGCATTGAAAGTCAATCGATTTGAACTGATACCTGATCCAAACGGCGGGCGGCCACAGCTCAAAAAGATAGAGGGTGCAGACTTTACAATTGAATGTGATTACTTAGTGCCTGCAGTAAGTCAAAGCGCAGATCTCTCGCACCTGCCTGAAGAGTGGGAGATAGAACTGACAAGCTGGGGAACTATCAAAACAGACGGCAAAACCTATATGAGTTCAAAAAAAGGCGTTTTTGCTGCAGGGGACTGTGAATATGGACCGATGACTATCGTAAATGCTGTAGGACAGGCTAAACGCGCAGCTAGTGTCATCAGCCGTTATGTGCAAACAGGTGAAGTAACGCTTACTGATGAAGAGATTATGGAAGATCATTTAAGAGCTTTGAAAGTCTATGATAAGAAAGAGAAAGTGACGGGTTGGATGCCAGGTCTTCCGCGCCAAGTGAGTGAGAAGCTTACCGTCGAAGAGCGTAAACATACGCAACTGGAAGTCAATCTCGGATTCACACAGGAACAGGCCATTGCAGAGGCAGAGCGGTGTATGCGATGTTACTATATCGCTATGGTAGCGGTGTAA